The Halotia branconii CENA392 region AACCCTATTAAAACAAAGCTTGCAAATATCATTCATAGCTCTATTATTGAGGTGTTGCAACTTCCCCCTAAAAAACGATTTCATAGATTCTTCTCCCTGGAAAGAGATGACTTTTACTATCCATCAGATAGGTCAGAAAATTACTTAATCATTGAGATTAGCATGTTTGAGGGGCGTACACTAGAAACCAAAAAGCGCTTAATTTATAGATTAATTCAGAAGATTAATCAAAACTTAAATATCGCTGTTAATGATATTGAAATTACACTTTTTGAAACGCCTCCGGCTAACTGGGGTATTCGGGGTTTAACAGGTGATGAATTAAATCTAAATTACAAGGTAGACGTTTGAAATTAGTCATATTAAATTTATAGTAGGAGATTATCAGCCAGCAACTCAGAACAACTGAATTTCCCAAAGCAAATTTTTTTAGACTTTAACAGACCGTTTGGTCTTTTTGCCAATTTTAGGAGAAATTATTCATGCTGAAGTTTTACTATAATCCGCGCTCACCTATGGCTCGCCGTGTGTGGAGAATCCCCAGTAGACCTAACTGCGATCGCTTTCATACTCCTGTGCAGTTTCGTACTCACGCTGGAATTGTTCTAATTCTTGTACCCGGCGAAATAGCTGATCGCGTTGCGAAGTGCTGACGGTTTCTAGTTCGCTGATTTTAGTGTTGAGATGCTTAATCATCAAAAACAATACGTTTTTATCAAGATTGTCAAGTGTCTCACCGTCTACTAATAGACTGTTTAAAGTTTCACTTGTGGATGTAGTGCATTCTAGGAAATTACCAATAACCTTAAAATCCCAAGTTTCCCCGTTAATATCTTGGGGGTGAATGTAAAAGCTATACTGATTGTTTTGGTCTTTTTGGACTCTAAGTCTAAAATCAATTGCTTTTCCTTCGTGTATCTGAAAGTAATTTTCTAACGTAAACTTACTAATCATGTTCAACCTTGAAAAATTAATTAGAGAATTAGACGAATTTATCAAATACTGGGGAACTTTACCCTCAACGTTTATAGCCTATTACGATGATTTATATGGTTATCCTTGGGGAAGACTTAAACTATTTGGGATGCTGTGTTTAAGCTTTTCTTTTTATTTTGGATTGTTGATCTTGATTCTTGAACTAAAGTAATCTCCGTCCGGTTAGTCAGCCGGCTTGTCACTAGCCGGGCGTTGCACCAGATAGCCCAGAATAGCTGTAGATATTCCTGTGATTATCGTCGCAGTGTTACTGCCAATCATCCCACTACCGCCCAGGACACTAGAGACTCCTGCAACCAAACCTAAAACTGTGCTGAATCGATCTAAAGTTTTTTGATTCACTTGTAATTACTCCTGTTCTGTATTCTCTTCGTATTCCCGAATTTGGAAGTTAGTGTCGCGCTGTAAAAAGCGTTGAATATCGCGGGTGTAGAATAAAACTCGTTTAAACTTGTGGTCAATTTTTTCATTCATTTGACCCAACAGCATTTGAATTACATCTTTTCTGTTGATATACTCTTGAACGTGTAAATCAAATCTTTTGTCTAACTCTCTAATCTTCTCGGCATTGCTAGCATACTCTTTCAAATCTTCTTCAATTTGAATAATTGAAGTTGAAATTCTATTGATACTGCTAACAATTTTGATGCCTAACCCACCTAAAATGGAAAAGCTAACAAGGATTCCTAAAAATATACCAGTAGATTCTAAAGTAATTGTGATTCCTGGGCTGTTACTGTTAGTTGAGTTACTAACAGCTATTACTGATTTTGTAGTAGTCACTTGTGTTAATCAGTTGGATCATCCAAATTTTCAATAAACTGTGCTGTGTCAACCTTCACCCGGACAGTAAACTCATACTCTGGCATCTCCGGTGTACCCGTAAGCTGTTGACTGGCAAATTGAATAGGTGGTAATTCAGCATTAACTCTTGCTTCATTCACTTGGTCGGTTAATGCAGCTAATCCTTGCAAAAGTTTAACAATTCCCTTAACACAAGAAGCATTAAGAGTCAGATTGCTACCGCTTTCTGTAGTTGTGCTGAAATTAAGCTTGACTTGATTATTTCCAACAAATTCAATTGAACCAGCGGGTAACTTTTCGGCTAATGCGCTGTAACTTAATGCAGTAGTCATAAATTATCAATTTTGAACTCAATTGTTTCTAATTTGGAGCGAACCGCGTTGATTAAATCTTCCGTGGTATCAGTTTCTATTCCTCTGTATTCCCAGACAGCCAGAGTGACTTGGTAAATCCAAGGTAAAGCCTCAAACCTCAAACGATAAGATTCGGTCAGCTTGGGAAACTGAACCAACTCAATCGCATTAAGCTTAATTAGTCGGCGTGTACCATCTACTTCAGTGGTTGGAACCTGTCCCAATCCCTCAAAAACTACAGTGTCGTCAACATGAATGCCGCTAATTTGTTGATAGAAATATCCTGCTCTAATCCAAGTAGGTTTGGCATTAAGCCAGGAAGCCCCGACTAAAAAAACGTGACTATCAGTCAAATAAGGAAGCTCTACTGGGTCAATTAGCGGCGCTCTGGCTCTGCGGTTGTCGGGATTACCTACTAACTTTTGGTAGTAAGTTAATTCCCAAGCTCCCATTGCTGTTAGGTCAAGCTGAAGTGTCATATTTTGACTAATTCCCAATCTTCAGCTAGTTCAAAAACGTCATACTCTTGTTCGTCCAGGAAGTCGAGAAAGGTATCTGGGTGAATATTGCCGCGCAGAAACGCTGCTGTCATATTTGCCCGCTGGAGCATGAGATTTAATTCCTCCTCATACTCCAATTGCGACTGTCCCGGATACCAAATTGCAGGAGTTTCTAAAAAATTATTCACCACTGCCAGTTAATACAAAATATTCAGGCGTAAACCAAACACGCCCATAAGCACCCCCTAATTTGCCTTTAACAGCGTTGAAAACAGTTTTCACTTCATTATCTAAAGCTGCTGCTGATTGAATTGAAAGTGGTGCAGTGTAAGAATATTGGGTGTTACTGCCACGATTCCCTGGCGCATATCTCTTGTATGGGCGATTACTACCTAAAGCCCGAATGATATTAGGTGAATCGTCTGATACAGTAGCGTGAACTTTCGCAGGCTTAGCGCCGCGAGGTAAAGGATCTTCTGAACCGGCATCAACCAAGTTTAAAGCTGTCTGTCCAAAAAACACGACACTTTTTTGGGATGCCTGTACTTTGTACTTTTTAGCAGTTTCTCCAGCTGCAATCTGTATAGGTTTGTAAGCTACTGCAATTAAAGGATTTTTGCGAGTACTTGCACCATCTTCTCTAACGGGTGGGTTATAAGCTTCCCTTGCACGAGCATATTGCAACTCTTTTTCAATCTGTTTGGCGCTTTTGCGTCTTCCCATAGTTACTGAGGTTTGTGTAAAAAATGTTTTGCGTAAATCATTTCTAGCAAGGGTTTAGCAGTAATTTTCTCAACCGGATAACATAAGGTTGTCCGTAAAATTTTTAGTTTTATTCAATTAAACGCGTTCAATTACACTTCGTAGCCGAGATCCACTAACAGCTACTAAATTCACAGGATTCTGTTTTCCCCAAATAAACAACTGAGCATAACGAAACTTTACGTCAGATGTGCGTCTACGCACGAACTTTTTAACTGTACGCCCATAAACTCGATGTGTTCCTGGGTTATTTGAATAAACGCGGTCATTGTCTATAAATTGCAGATAATCACGGTCAAGAGAATGATTTTGGATATCTAGCACGGCTCGAATAATTCTTTCTCCCTCAGTCTTACTGGGAACTAACAGTTTTAATTCATAACCACGTTCTTTATCTGAATAAGTACATTTAAAGCGTCCTTTATGCCAAACAAAAGGAGGTGTCGCAAAAACACTTTTAATTTTTCTTGCTAATGTTTCTGCGTCAGTTCTGCTGATACTTTCACTTGATTCATTCATCAACCTAAAAGTTATTTCGCCTTCTGCTTGTGGTGTTGATTCATTGCTATGAATTTCAAAATTATAAGGTTCTAAAAAGAATAGTTTTACTTGAGGCTTAAAAGTTCGTTCTGATTGCACATCAAACCAAGGAACACCATACACTGGGCGCTGAACTGCTTCTAACCTTCCTATTGTTACTTCAAACAACCACATCCTCATCATGGTCATAACATCGGTGTCGTCATCTTTCATTAAACAAGAATGCTTCAGTCGTGGCTTAGGATTACTAATATCATCATCTGGCTGGTTTTTAAAATATGCTCGAACTGCTTTATTATGCTCCAGTCTGACAATATCTTGTAGATTTTCCCACTCATCAAATCCTTCTGGTAATGGCATTAATCATCTGCCTCCTTGTCTATATCAGTAATAGCCAAACCAGTTGCACTAAACAATTTAGCAACATCAGAAGCAGCTTTAATTTGTGCTGCCTCTGGTGGTGTAGTTCCTTGCTTACTTTCTGGCTCTTGACTCAATGCTTTAGTAAATTGTTCTTTTTGTTCTCCAATCTGGTTAACAGTTTGCTGGACAGAGAGAACCTCACTAGCAACTTGATCTACTTGAGAAACTACATTTTCAGCGTTTTCTAAATTAGTAAAAAATTTATTTTGAAAGTTAGGTGTAGGATTCATCCATCTGTAAGCTTTTTCGCTAACCTTTCCCCATCTTTTTAAAGCATTACCAATAAAAGCAACCCAAGAACCAACAACTTCTAAAGCACTTAAAATTGAATAGCCAATTGATTGAATGCTATTCATTAAGTTAGCAGCAGCTTGATAAATACGGTTCCATTTTTTATATTCAGCTTTAATACTTCCCCATTCACTCTCACCAATTACAGATTTAGCGAGTGAATCAAACTGACCACCTAAAATTGCACCAATATCTAAAGGGCTACCTTCTGCATCTTTGATACCAATTGCTGCTAATACATTGGATATTGCACTAGTTAATGTTTGTCCTAAATTGGCACTGAGCATATAGGCATTGTGCAAAGTCTGCCACCAGATAAGAACATTCAAAACTCGATCTAAATGCAGCCATTCAGCTACTCGCGATAACTTACCAGCAATGCCACCAGGAAGTTGGACACCGAGCTTATTATTAATAATGTTTAATAGTGCTAATTGTGCGGCATTACTAAATTGACTAACAGCATCTAAAATCTGCTTACAAATAGCAAATATTGGGGCTAGCAATGCCATGATCGGAGCCAATATCGATGACCTAGTTGCTGAGTGTTGAGCTGCTATAAAGGCTTTTAGCCCTGAATCGTTATAAGGCACTGCATCTACTCCATCCTTTCCATCTCTCCCTGGTCTACCGGGGAATCCATTTAAACCATCTCTTCCGTCTCTGCCCGGTTGGCCTGGAATTTGAATAATTTGCGTGATACCAGGAGCGCCTTGCCGTCCATCCCTGCCGGGTCTACCGTCACGACCCGGAATGCCTGGAACACCTGGAATGCCGGGTTTAAGTTTAAGCAATTGATACAGTCCCAATAATGTCGCTAGTCCCGCAGCTACTTCTACAGCTTTTGCTAGGGCATTATCACCAGTGTTTTGGGCTTTCTTGGCTGTGTCCTTAGCATCCTTAGCTGTTGATTTAGCTTCATTTGCTGAAGTGCTAGCAGCGTTGGCAGTTACGTTTGCAGTTGCGGCGACGCTACCCGCAGCGATCGCAATACTTGCAGCTTTCACTGCCTGAGAATTTGCTTGTACTGCTGTATTGATTGCTGTGGATGCAACGGTTTGAGCAACATTAGCTGCAAGAATTGCTTGTCCCGCTGTGCCAATTGCTTGCCTAGCTTGAGATATTGCACTGCTTGCTTGAGAGCTTGCAGAATTTCCTAAGCTTACGGCATAGTCAGCTACACCACGCACCGAACTAGCTACCTCTAAAGCATTCCTGGCTATACCTCTAATGGTTGGCAATTGGCGACCTAAAATATTAGATACAGCGTCACCAAGTGATGTCAACTCTCGCTCTATGCCGTCTATCCGAGAACCCAAAGCCTCAGCGAAGGCTACTAACTGCAAAATTTCGATAACAGTACTCGCTAAACCTGCCACTCTAGCGGCAAGTCCCAATAAATCACCAGCTACCTTACCAGCAGTAGTTAACGCTTTTCTTGATATGCCTATTGCTTCAGCCGCGTCTAAAGCTACATCTGCTACTTTGCTAGCAAGCCTGCCAACTTGACCGACAACACTAGCGATTTTGTTGTCTACGATGTCAATAGCGCGTTGGGCTGCTTTTGCTACCCCTACAGCATTGTCAGCAATCCCCCTAGTCGCTTTACTTAGTGCGCTTGCCTCTTTAGCCACTAACGTTGACGCTTTGGCTTCACTGATAGCCGTTTCTGCTACTCTTCTGGTTTGAATAGACAAACCTTTACTTAACTCGGCATCGCTTGCAGCCTTAGTTGCTTGAGCGCTTGCATTATTAGCTTGACCGAATGCAGCCGCCGCGTCTCTGTCTGCTTTTGTGCCAACGATTTCAGCACGTTCACCTACGACGAGCGCTCGTCTTGCTGTGCCTTGTGTTTCGTTGCTAACATTCAACGCCTTATTGGCCTTATTGTCGGCTTTGTTGGCGACACCAGTTGCATTTTTAGCTTCGTTACTAGCACCGTTAGCGGTACTAAGCGACCTAGTAGCTTTTCCGTCTACGATATCAATTTTTGATGATAAATTATCTGTTTTCCTCTCTACCGTATTTAAACCATTAGCGGTTCTAACAGCTATGTTTGTGGTATCACTTAACTTTATTTCTAGTGCGCGTAATGCCGATTTCAGCCCATCGACATCACTTATTAATGTTTGCCCTCCAGAAGTTGGCATATCACCTTAATAATCTCCTAATTTCGTTGAACTCAGCTTGTTCTATGCAAACCATGTCAGGAGGACAATAGTTATTTGGATCGAGACACTTAAATGGATCTGGACATGTCTGACCGCTGACCATGCCACAGCCGGCTTGACATTCAGCTAATGAGTCATATTCGCCAGGAGTCCCGTAAACATTGCTCTTGACACATGAATTATTTATGCAATCATAAGGAACCGCGTTACAAGCGGTGCAATTACCGTATTTTGTATAACCAGCATTAGGATTATCATTAGCTACAGCAGTTACTTGTGCCGTTGTAGTCAGATAAAAATAATTTGTCCCGGCAACGTTTACACCATCAAGATAAAGATATACAGTAGTTGAGTTTCTGGCACGATATTCAGGTGTTGTGCCACAAGCAAAAAATTCGTAACTAACATTCCCGTCAGCCCCTTTGCCGTAGAACCGAAAACATTGAGTCATCTTTAGTAATTATCCGGGTCAATTGTTGCAGCGGTGTCAATTTTGCTCAAAGAGATTGTTAGTTGATCAGTCCTATACCCAGTGTTATCAGTGCCGCGTGTGATAAAGCTTGTATAGCCAGTATCGATAACAATAGATTGGTCAATATTGGAGTCAAAGTTAGTCGTAGTTAAATAAGATTTCGCCTGCAACAAAATAGCTACTAACAAACTTTCGCCAGTGTTGTTACTAGAAGCGGTTAATCCTGCTAAATCAGATTTTGTAATAGTAATAGTTGTTGCGTCCTGAATCGCGTTAGCACCAAATACCTGAGTTAAAGTTGGTTCTGCCATAAAACGAATTTTTGATGAAGTGAATAGAAGTGATAGATCCGTTTTATGAGCGATTGAAATTTATGTAAATCTTCCAGTTTTATGTAAATCCAGAACATTCACCGACGACGTGAAAGTATTGTCATGCCTAGTATTGAGCGAAGTATTAGTAATACCTAAAAATAAAAATATTCCGGTTTGACCAGTGACATTGGTTAAACCGGAATAGCAGGAGCGAGATAGAAGGTCGATGAAAAACCATAGAAACGGTCAAGCTGCAATTTTAAGCGATGCGGAATATTCCAAAATTCGCAAGCAGATCCGCAGTAAAAAATATAAGTTGCTTCTGGATCTAGCATGGTACACAGGTGAAAGATGGGGGGCACTCGTGAAATTGCAGGTTGCCGATGTTTATCGCGAAGACGGAACACCGCACGAGTATATCAATTTTCGAGCTTGCACCCGCAAAGCTACACCAGATGGTAAACGCCAAACTCGCCAAGTGCCCGTGCATCCAGTTTTGGCTGAGGCACTGGCAACTTATCAACCAGAGGATAACTCATTGTGGTTGTTCCCTTGCAGAGACGGAAACGGGGCTATAACTATTCGCTGGGCTGATATGATTCTGCGAGCAGCAGTCGATAGGGCTGGGATGAGTGCTAAAGGAATTAGTACCCATAGCACCCGCCGGAGTTTTATAACTAAGCTGCATCGCAACGGAACGGACTTGTACACAATCAAAAAAATTACTGGACACCGTGATTTTAAGTCACTTGAAAAATATGTAGATATTGACAGCGATCGCGTCAAGGGAGCCATCAACGCTCTATGAACCCCCAAATCCAAATCTGTGACAAAGCCCGACCAAGCGAATATGCTAAGTCACAACATCAGTAATAACTTGGGATTTTGCGATCGCAATTTTGACCCTATTAACGCGATCGCATTTTTTATGGCTTGATGCTATATTGACGTGTCACACGTCAATACAAGGATTTTAAATGAGCAAAGGTGGACATACTACTGGTACTTGGACAGGTGGTAGCACTTGGAACCACGGGAAAACTCAAACTATCCGTGTGCCGATCACGTTGGCGGCTCAAATCATGGATTATGCCAGAGCAATAGATGACGGTATTGAGTTGTCACACGTCAATACAGCCGATTTAATTCTTGATGCTATTGACTGCTACATCAAATTTAGACAGCGCAATTTTCGCCCAAACCAGCATTCTAAAAAGCCTGATATGACTAGCCGCGCCTGGGATGAGTTGAGAAAGTTTAGAAAACTTCTTCAGGAGCAGCCCGAACTGATCACAAAAAACCAGACTTGCAGATAGTACTCGCCGAAGTTATAATTGTCAGCCCTTTTTAAGCTGTTGTGCGTGGTAAGGTTGCCCATTATTGCTCAATGGTGGAGAGAAGCTATTACGGCTAGGCTTTTTGAGCCAAATACCACCATTAATGGAACTAACAAGCAAAACCTGGCCGCGGTGTTCTCCTTCCAAAACTTCCACCTCATCCCCAATCCTTAGTTCTTCTGTCCAGGCAACCAAATCTGACCAAAGTAAGCGAGGCTTTGCTATTGGGTCTTTAGCAACAACTACATCCGCTTTTTTGGCGGAAGGGTACAGCTTTGTGACCTTGACTTTATTTTTCAATGACTTTGACCAATAGATATCACCAACCTCAATGCTGATTTTGGGGACTAGGTGTGATGAGGGGTGATCGTCCTTATTCACGATCACCCCAGGATCACCCCCCGGATCACCCTGCGGAGAATGGCTGCAATTATTCTCTGGTAAGTCTTTGACTGCTATTTCCTGGGTATGTATCTTTTCACACATATCCGGGGTAGGATCACCCCCTGGATCACCTCCAGACTCTATACCTAGCAAGGCATTCGAGCAAAGGTGATCCTCAAGGTGGCTTGGGGCTGCAAAATTTTCTGACTGCTGAATTTTTTCATGATTTTCAGCACTTTTAGGATCACCTTTGGCTGTGTTGTTGACTGCATCTACTTTTTGGAGGTGATCCGAGGGGTGATCCTGGGGTGATCCTGTTTTTTTTATACTAACATCAAAAGTTGGCTGTATCTCTCTACTAGCAAAGCTTTCAGGATGTGGGTCGAGGTGATCCGAGGGGTGATCCTCTGGTGATCCTTCGTAAGCAAGGAAATAGAGGTTGGCTTTCCCCGGCTGGCGCTTTACGCTCACCAAACCATCGGCTGATAGCTCCGTTAGGTAACGACGGGCATAATCCTTTGAAAAGCCTAGCCTGTGGGCTATTTCTTCACTGGTAAATTTGACGTTTCTGTGGTCAGCCAGCAGTTGCAATGTTCTTTCCTTTGCCGATTGCGCTGGGCCACCAAAGTCTTGCCCCTCTTCTCCCATAAAAGTAAAGCTGAGGTCTTCGGGATTAAAAAACATCCGATATTTATTGCCGGAGGAGCGCGATCGCGATTTGTCAATTTCTAAGATGCGGTCGTTAGGCGTACCAGTTTCACTGCTGTCCTTTGATAGTGTCCAGACCTCACTAACTGCATTTCTAATGGCTGTTGTACCCCTGACACCACCTAGCTTATTGCTGTGATGAATTAGTAAAAAGGTGGTTTTATAATTAGTGGCCAGCCCGGTCATCTCTAGGATGGGACGGGCATACTCCATCTGTGATTCCTGATAAATTGAAAATCTGTTAATGGTTGAAAGCGAGTCGATGACAACAAAATCAGGTTGAAACTCTTTTAAGTCTTCAATTAAAGCTGGGATATTTTCAGCACTCCAGCCAAACCGCACCCTAACGTACTTGCCAATATCTTCTTTTGAATAACCTAGCGACTCCAATGCTTGCATCATGTCGCCGGGACTTTCATCTCCTTGGTAATAGAGAATTTTGCGTTTCTCTCCTGTAGCAATGAAATTACCAAACTGATTACCCTGAATCAGGACTTTACCAATTCCATAAGCGAGTTTAGTTTTACCAATTCCACCATCAGCAGCTAGTAAAATAGTTGTGCTTTTAGGAACCAAGCCATTTAATAACCACTCACGAACTGTAGAACCTGCTAACTCTTTTAATTCTTCATAGGTGAGTAATTTACTACATTGAGCCGTGAGACTTTTTAAGTAAAAATGTTCTAGAAAATTGTTAGTAACTGAGTGTTCCTTCGCTAACTCATGCAGTTTGAGAAACCTAAAAGATGGTTCTACACAAGTTGTATAAATATTCGTCACCTCTTCTAGTAGTCGGTCATGTTTCCAGCGTTGATATTCATCTTTTGTAGGTGCTAAGGGTGTATCGGTTACTGCCTTGATTTTGTTAGTAACGGTTGCAAAGATATCTACCAAATCTTGCTCCTCATCGTAGGCTAACTGTATAGTCTTATAACCTGATTTTAGGAGTTCTCGACGCTTGTATTTTTTGATTACTATCCCCGCGAGGCTATCAATGTTTGCAGCGCTGACTGTACGGTCTGCAAGGGTAGCTAACTTGCTTCTGCCACCAATTCTTGCAAGTAAATCATGGTCTGATAACCAGCTACTAACATGTAGTAAATCGGTTGGTAATCCTTGCTTGTTTAGCCGAAGACAAGCATGATAAATATCTTTGTGTGCGCCAATATAAAAATGTTCTGTTTTTAGCCTGTCTTTAACACGATATATGGCACTTGGGTCTAGTAGAATGCCACCTAAGACGGCTTCTTCTGCTTCAATATTTTGTGGTGGCAACCTATCATCAGCAGGTTTAAAGCTGTATTCATCTGTGTAGGAATAAGGAACTGCTACCATTTTTCAGTTCCTCCAGATGTTGTGTTATAATTACTTTCAATGACGGCATTAAAAGTTATCTGAATTGCTATTTCAGTCCTTTGTTTTCTGTTATTATTCATTAGTATTTTTGATACTTTGAAAAGTTTTACTCACCACTTAATCTCTGGTGAGTATTTTTTTAGAGTACCTGCGATCGCGCCCGGTTTTTGAAGTTAGACGCGATCGCCATGAATAAACCCGCCCTATCTGTACGTAGGACGGGTTATTCTTTGTTTTCAGTTGCTTCAGTAGAAACCAGATCGTATATTTCTTGCTTCAGTTCCTGGACTGCTTTCTTGAAGACTTCCTTCTGTTTCTTGGTTTCAAGCAGACGAATTTCTAGGTGCTGTTGTTGGTCATCAACGTAATTAAGATAAGCGTTCTCGATAAATTCGAGACGCTCTAGAACTTTGCCAGAAGTAGCTTCTCCTTGTTCTCTTGCCCCAGTGGTATCTCCCCTCTGCCTATCTTCGCTACCAGTTCCGATCTGCTCAATCCCATTGACTTTGCTTTGGACAGGAACAAATTCCAATCTTTCTCGCTGAGGTTCAGAGACACGTTTTTTGCGTCCTCTGCTAGCTTCCGAGGTCTTGCCATTTTCTTGTATTTTCACAACAGTAAACCTATTTTACATACCTCAAATTGAATTTCATACCGGAAACCATTGACTATTCGTTTTCGGTATGTTTAATATATCATTAGTTTCCGGTATGAAAAACATCTTTCATAGAAACTTATGCCCCATGAGCAGCAGTAAAAACGACTGTAAGGATTGCGATGTTTGCCGACTCTTTGAAATAGGAGTATATGAGACACCTTGCAATCCTCCTTGCTATGTGCAACAAGAAACAATCAAGGAAGGAAACGCTATAACCCAGCAACAGTAAGCCTTCAGTAAAAAGGACTGCGACGCGTCGCAATACTAAACACCATGCATAGTGGCACTTAAACCGCACTATGCCAGGACTGTAAAAGCACTATGCACGGACTTAAGACCGTGCATCATACCCTTATGCAACCACTATGGAAGCACTAGAACCCGCCATTAATGGCACTAAGACAGGATCAAAGACCGACGATAAGCCTAAAAACAAGCAGAAGAGACACTTGCCATCTTTGCCCAGTGCTGCTTCTGCCGCAGACATGAACCCCGTGACTTT contains the following coding sequences:
- a CDS encoding tautomerase family protein; protein product: MTQIKVYGLAEKLNPIKTKLANIIHSSIIEVLQLPPKKRFHRFFSLERDDFYYPSDRSENYLIIEISMFEGRTLETKKRLIYRLIQKINQNLNIAVNDIEITLFETPPANWGIRGLTGDELNLNYKVDV
- a CDS encoding alanine-zipper protein, which produces MPTSGGQTLISDVDGLKSALRALEIKLSDTTNIAVRTANGLNTVERKTDNLSSKIDIVDGKATRSLSTANGASNEAKNATGVANKADNKANKALNVSNETQGTARRALVVGERAEIVGTKADRDAAAAFGQANNASAQATKAASDAELSKGLSIQTRRVAETAISEAKASTLVAKEASALSKATRGIADNAVGVAKAAQRAIDIVDNKIASVVGQVGRLASKVADVALDAAEAIGISRKALTTAGKVAGDLLGLAARVAGLASTVIEILQLVAFAEALGSRIDGIERELTSLGDAVSNILGRQLPTIRGIARNALEVASSVRGVADYAVSLGNSASSQASSAISQARQAIGTAGQAILAANVAQTVASTAINTAVQANSQAVKAASIAIAAGSVAATANVTANAASTSANEAKSTAKDAKDTAKKAQNTGDNALAKAVEVAAGLATLLGLYQLLKLKPGIPGVPGIPGRDGRPGRDGRQGAPGITQIIQIPGQPGRDGRDGLNGFPGRPGRDGKDGVDAVPYNDSGLKAFIAAQHSATRSSILAPIMALLAPIFAICKQILDAVSQFSNAAQLALLNIINNKLGVQLPGGIAGKLSRVAEWLHLDRVLNVLIWWQTLHNAYMLSANLGQTLTSAISNVLAAIGIKDAEGSPLDIGAILGGQFDSLAKSVIGESEWGSIKAEYKKWNRIYQAAANLMNSIQSIGYSILSALEVVGSWVAFIGNALKRWGKVSEKAYRWMNPTPNFQNKFFTNLENAENVVSQVDQVASEVLSVQQTVNQIGEQKEQFTKALSQEPESKQGTTPPEAAQIKAASDVAKLFSATGLAITDIDKEADD
- a CDS encoding tyrosine-type recombinase/integrase — its product is MKNHRNGQAAILSDAEYSKIRKQIRSKKYKLLLDLAWYTGERWGALVKLQVADVYREDGTPHEYINFRACTRKATPDGKRQTRQVPVHPVLAEALATYQPEDNSLWLFPCRDGNGAITIRWADMILRAAVDRAGMSAKGISTHSTRRSFITKLHRNGTDLYTIKKITGHRDFKSLEKYVDIDSDRVKGAINAL
- a CDS encoding DnaB-like helicase N-terminal domain-containing protein, whose translation is MVAVPYSYTDEYSFKPADDRLPPQNIEAEEAVLGGILLDPSAIYRVKDRLKTEHFYIGAHKDIYHACLRLNKQGLPTDLLHVSSWLSDHDLLARIGGRSKLATLADRTVSAANIDSLAGIVIKKYKRRELLKSGYKTIQLAYDEEQDLVDIFATVTNKIKAVTDTPLAPTKDEYQRWKHDRLLEEVTNIYTTCVEPSFRFLKLHELAKEHSVTNNFLEHFYLKSLTAQCSKLLTYEELKELAGSTVREWLLNGLVPKSTTILLAADGGIGKTKLAYGIGKVLIQGNQFGNFIATGEKRKILYYQGDESPGDMMQALESLGYSKEDIGKYVRVRFGWSAENIPALIEDLKEFQPDFVVIDSLSTINRFSIYQESQMEYARPILEMTGLATNYKTTFLLIHHSNKLGGVRGTTAIRNAVSEVWTLSKDSSETGTPNDRILEIDKSRSRSSGNKYRMFFNPEDLSFTFMGEEGQDFGGPAQSAKERTLQLLADHRNVKFTSEEIAHRLGFSKDYARRYLTELSADGLVSVKRQPGKANLYFLAYEGSPEDHPSDHLDPHPESFASREIQPTFDVSIKKTGSPQDHPSDHLQKVDAVNNTAKGDPKSAENHEKIQQSENFAAPSHLEDHLCSNALLGIESGGDPGGDPTPDMCEKIHTQEIAVKDLPENNCSHSPQGDPGGDPGVIVNKDDHPSSHLVPKISIEVGDIYWSKSLKNKVKVTKLYPSAKKADVVVAKDPIAKPRLLWSDLVAWTEELRIGDEVEVLEGEHRGQVLLVSSINGGIWLKKPSRNSFSPPLSNNGQPYHAQQLKKG